CCGAATGATGACGACCGCTCCGACCGTCGCCGAGATTGCCGATATCGCCCGCCGGGCTCGTATCCAGATTCTCAAAGCGGTCGCCCATGCCAAGGGCGGCCATGTGGGTGGCCCATATTCGGCGGTCGACATGCTGGCCGCCCTCTACTTTCGAGTCCTCGATGTTCGCCCCGATGAACCGGACTGGCCCGACCGAGACCGGTTCGTACTCTCCAAGGGGCACAGCTCCATCGCCCTGTACACCGTCCTGGCGATGCGGGGCTACTTCGACATCGAGGAACTGGCGACCTTCGACGCGATCGACTCGAGACTCCAGGGCCATCCGGACATGACGATCACCCCGGGCATCGACATGTCGTCTGGTTCACTCGGCCTTGGTTTCGCCGGTGCGCTCGGCATCGCCCTCGGAGCTCGTGCGTTGGGCAAGGACTTCACCACCTATGTGATGCTCGGCGACGGCGAGTGCAACGAGGGGATCGTGTGGGAAGGGGCTCATGTGGCCAACCGCTATCACCTCGACAACGTGGTGGCGATCGTCGACCAGAACAACCTCCAGCAGTTCGGCTGGCGTGGCGACACGGCGACCGAACGCCTCACCCCGTATGTTGGAGACGAGCTGGCGGGCCGCTGGAGAGCATTCGGATGGCACGTCCTGGAGGTGGACGGTCACGACATTGGAGCGTTCCTGAACACCGTGGAGAAAGCCCAAGCCGTCTCCGAAAGCCCCGTGGTGATCGTGGCCCACACCATCAAGGGCAAAGGGGTCTCATTCATGGAGGACAATTACAGGTGGCACAGCAGGGTGCCGACCGAGGAGGAGTTCGCCACCGCGATGCAGGAACTCGGCGAGACGAAAGCCGGTGAACGATGACCAGTCTCACGCCGGGGAAGGCCTTGAGAGTGGCCTTCGGCGAAACGATCGCCGAACTCGCACGAACCGATCCCCGACTCGTCGTCCTCGACGGCGATACCGGGAGTTCCACCCGGACGGACTTGTTCGAAAACGAGCACCCGGAGCGGTTCTTCCAGATGGGGATTACCGAACAGAACATGCTCGGCATGGCAGCCGGCATGGCAACGCTCGGTTTGATCCCGATCGTCAGCACCTTTGCCTGTTTCATCGTCTCTCGGGCACATGACTCGATTCGGGTCTTGATCGCTCAACCGAAACTGAACGTCAAACTGATGGGCGGATACGCCGGCCTGCTTGCCGGGATGACCGGCAAGACACACCTCATGTTCGATGACATCTCCATCATGCGGGCAATGGCGAACATGACGGTGGTCGCCCCCGCGGACGAAGTCGAGACTCGCCGGGCACTGCCCGCGATCATCGACCATCCCGGTCCCGTGTACTTGCGGCTGACCCGCTCCAACTCGCCGGTTCTCTTCGACAACGACTACCGGTTCGAGATCGGCAAGGCAGTCACCCTTCGCGAGGGGTCTGATATCACCGTCTTCTCGACCGGGGTGCAAAGCGTCCGTGCGTACGAGGCCGCGCAGGTGCTGGCAACCGAAGGCATCGACGTACACCTCGTTCACGTGCCAACGATCAAGCCACTCGACATCGATGCCATCGTGAGCGCTGCAAGGAAGACGAACCTGGTGATGACCTCTGAAGAACACACCATCGTGGGCGGCCTTGGTGGGGCGATCGCCGAGACTCTGGCAGAGTATCACCCGGTACCGATCAAACGACACGGCCTGCAGGACGTGTTCGGAGAGTCCGGACCCAACGAGGATCTCCTCGAGAAGTATGGTATTTCGGCGTCGAGAACGGCCGAGACGGTGCGTGAGACGGTCCGCTCGCTCAAGAGGTGACCGGAAGGGCAGTCGGTGAAGCCCAGAATGGAACTGGAGAAGGTAGAGGGAACGCAAGTGAGCCAACTGGATATCTTCAGGCTCGACGGCAAGGTTGCCATCATTCCCGGTGGCAGCGGCGGCATAGGATCCACCCTGGCGCAGGGGCTCGCGGCAGCCGGAGCCGGCGTCGCAATCGTGGGTCGATCGGCGGAACGCGCCCAGGCCGTGGCCGACAGAGTGCTCAATGCCGGCGGGCAGGCGCTGGCGATCGCGGCCGATGTCACGCAGAAGGAAGAAGCGGACCGCGCCGTGGCCGAAACCGTAGACCGGTGGGGCCGTCTCGACATCATCGTCAACGCGGTCGGAGGCGGGGCCGGCAAGGTCCTGTTCGATGCTCAGGACTATCCGATTCGCGAGTGGGACTGGATCTTCGAGCTGAACGTTCGCAGCACCGTGCTCCCCACACAGGCGGCGGTCAAGGCAATGATCGAAGCTGGACACGGCGGCAAGGTCCTGAACATCTCATCGGTCCGGGGCCAACTCGGCATCAATGCCGGCTACTCGGCATACGTTGCCGCAAAAGGTGCAATCGATTCGCTGACGCGACAGTGGGCTACAGAGTGGGCCCGGCACGGAATCTGCGTGAACGCAATCGCCCCGACTTTCGTCGACACACCCCAGGTTGCGATGCTGCTGGAAGATCCAGACTTCAAAGCCGGCGTGGTTGGCCGCATCCCACTCCACCGGGTCGGCGAGACGACGGATCTGATCGGCGCGAGCTTGTTGTTCTGCTCGGACGCCTCGTCGTTCATCACCGGGCAGATCCTCACTATCGATGGCGGATTGACCGCCACGCAGTAACCACCAATCACAGGGAGAGCCAGAGAAATGCAGAACGTCACACCCAACGTATTCACGGAGACGAAACTCCGCGGATGCAACCCGAGCTATGTGACGACATCGGACGGCGTGGTCGTCATCGATACGCCCCAGCTCCCCACCAAGGCGGTCGCCATGCGTGAAGAGGCCGAATCTCACGGCCCGATCCGCTACCTCATCAACACAGAACACCACGTCGACCACATCTTTGGCAACTACTACTTCAAAGGCGCAGGCACCGTCGTGCACCACCAAGGTGTCTACGACGATTTCATGGTCGTCGGCCCCGAATTGGACCCTTTCGCGTACGCCGCGGAGGCGATCCCGACCGATGACCCGGACGGCGAGGCCATCTTCCCCAATCGGGATGAGTACTACTCGGACCCGAACAAAGGTCAGATCGTCTTCTCCGGGAACCTGACGCTGCGAGTGGGAGACCATACCTTCGAGCTGATCCACACCCCGGGCCACACGCCCGGCCAGGTGGCGGTACACGTCCCCGAAGAACGAGTCGTGTTCGCCGGCGACACCGTCTTCTGCCAGTGTCAGACGTGGCTGATGGCCTCAAATGTGGACCAGTGGCTGGACGCCCTCGACACGATCCGAGCACTCGACGTCGATCACATCATTCCGGGCCATGGGCCGGT
This DNA window, taken from Gammaproteobacteria bacterium, encodes the following:
- a CDS encoding transketolase, with the translated sequence MMTTAPTVAEIADIARRARIQILKAVAHAKGGHVGGPYSAVDMLAALYFRVLDVRPDEPDWPDRDRFVLSKGHSSIALYTVLAMRGYFDIEELATFDAIDSRLQGHPDMTITPGIDMSSGSLGLGFAGALGIALGARALGKDFTTYVMLGDGECNEGIVWEGAHVANRYHLDNVVAIVDQNNLQQFGWRGDTATERLTPYVGDELAGRWRAFGWHVLEVDGHDIGAFLNTVEKAQAVSESPVVIVAHTIKGKGVSFMEDNYRWHSRVPTEEEFATAMQELGETKAGER
- a CDS encoding transketolase family protein, whose product is MTSLTPGKALRVAFGETIAELARTDPRLVVLDGDTGSSTRTDLFENEHPERFFQMGITEQNMLGMAAGMATLGLIPIVSTFACFIVSRAHDSIRVLIAQPKLNVKLMGGYAGLLAGMTGKTHLMFDDISIMRAMANMTVVAPADEVETRRALPAIIDHPGPVYLRLTRSNSPVLFDNDYRFEIGKAVTLREGSDITVFSTGVQSVRAYEAAQVLATEGIDVHLVHVPTIKPLDIDAIVSAARKTNLVMTSEEHTIVGGLGGAIAETLAEYHPVPIKRHGLQDVFGESGPNEDLLEKYGISASRTAETVRETVRSLKR
- a CDS encoding SDR family oxidoreductase; translation: MELEKVEGTQVSQLDIFRLDGKVAIIPGGSGGIGSTLAQGLAAAGAGVAIVGRSAERAQAVADRVLNAGGQALAIAADVTQKEEADRAVAETVDRWGRLDIIVNAVGGGAGKVLFDAQDYPIREWDWIFELNVRSTVLPTQAAVKAMIEAGHGGKVLNISSVRGQLGINAGYSAYVAAKGAIDSLTRQWATEWARHGICVNAIAPTFVDTPQVAMLLEDPDFKAGVVGRIPLHRVGETTDLIGASLLFCSDASSFITGQILTIDGGLTATQ
- a CDS encoding MBL fold metallo-hydrolase, translated to MQNVTPNVFTETKLRGCNPSYVTTSDGVVVIDTPQLPTKAVAMREEAESHGPIRYLINTEHHVDHIFGNYYFKGAGTVVHHQGVYDDFMVVGPELDPFAYAAEAIPTDDPDGEAIFPNRDEYYSDPNKGQIVFSGNLTLRVGDHTFELIHTPGHTPGQVAVHVPEERVVFAGDTVFCQCQTWLMASNVDQWLDALDTIRALDVDHIIPGHGPVTTKTYLDMQRAVLLEWKTAVAVGIAKGWSKEETIERVNFSDRYPVDIGQEYMMDYIQNLNAGSLYDKLTAV